A window from Drosophila subobscura isolate 14011-0131.10 chromosome O, UCBerk_Dsub_1.0, whole genome shotgun sequence encodes these proteins:
- the LOC117896820 gene encoding tetratricopeptide repeat protein 12 has product MPHTKRTSEKKPNPEDMPESIIYQHPQMDEEFIHGQSTVDDVLQFMEAIADANKADAATSKEKKNYSEKLTDENYVVTSRSFYGSSYKRSRSKTKVTANTNQFTFMRQVDLDLKSRQLARIERERVADNFRRLGNHEYRKENYEMAIQQYTRGLATINDTPVLYVNRALCYIKRREFKRAIMDCDYILTYLDPKYLRAWLYKAAAHKRLNDESHYQLSVYMARRSNHNEDEFINNFLDKMRSHL; this is encoded by the exons atgccacacacaaagcgcACATCGGAGAAAAAACCCAATCCAGAGGATATGCCAGAGTCTATCATATATCAGCATCCCCAAATGGACGAGGAATTCATACACGGCCAATCAACGGTCGATGATGTGCTGCAGTTTATGGAAGCCATTGCCGATGCCAACAAAGCGGA TGCCGCCACTTCcaaggagaaaaaaaactatagTGAAAAACTGACAGATGAAAACTATGTGGTCACAAGTCGTTCGTTTTATGGCAGCAGCTATAAGCGCAGCAGATCAAAGACCAAAGTCACGGCCAACACCAATCAGTTTACGTTTATGCGTCAAGTCGATCTGGATCTAAAGAGCCGCCAGCTGGCGCGTATCGAACGGGAGCGTGTGGCCGACAATTTTCGACGTTTGGGTAATCATGAGTATCGCAAGGAGAACTACGAAATGGCCATTCAGCAGTACACCAGAGGTCTTGCCACCATCAATGATACCCCTGTGCTCTATGTGAATCGTGCGCTGTGCTACATCAA ACGTCGTGAGTTTAAGCGTGCCATCATGGATTGTGATTATATTTTAACCTATTTGGATCCGAAATATCTGCGTGCCTGGCTGTACAAGGCAGCCGCCCATAAGCGCTTGAACGATGAGAGTCATTACCAATTGAGTGTCTATATGGCCAGGCGTTCGAATCACAACGAAGATGAATTTATTAACAACTTTTTGGACAAGATGCGATCGCACCTTTGA
- the LOC117896716 gene encoding allergen Tab y 5.0101-like isoform X1: MRIGVQKLLILLAATVTMVECRKSRAKDNRYCTSKYCKADNIACHNNGTLSHDCHHSSKFIEMKPYKKALDSMFNTVRNKVARGGYRNLPVAGRMARMVWSEELAWFAKLQLTHCRLRFQQCMNSPYFYYIGSMGDEVIRPLGQLVIPELSHMKSMVESWHSQVTGIPRSDTLRLPSSYAKVNTFRSTLLINEKNSHFGCAAITFQYTGYKYFLFCCSFATMNIPERPIYKWSLRPGQDCYRLDKQYKNLCAEGERYGNDVPVKNLSLHIEPIDTM, translated from the exons ATGAGGATCGGTGTGCAGAAATTACTAATTTTGTTGGCAGCCACTGTCACGATGGTTGAGTGTAGAAAAAGCCGAGCCAAGGATAATCGATATTGCACCTCAAAGTATTGCAAAGCCGACAATATAGCGTGCCATAACAACGGA acCCTCAGCCACGATTGCCATCACAGCTCAAAGTTCATAGAAATGAAACCGTACAAAAAAGCGCTTGACAGCATGTTTAATACGGTGCGAAATAAGGTGGCCAGAGGTGGTTATCGAAATCTACCAGTGGCCGGTCGCATGGCCCGCATGGTGTGGTCCGAGGAGTTGGCCTGGTTTGCCAAGCTGCAGTTAACCCATTGCCGTTTACGCTTTCAGCAATGCATGAATTCTCCATACTTTTATTATATTGGCAGTATGGGCGATGAGGTGATCAGACCCTTGGGCCAATTGGTAATACCCGAATTATCCCACATGAAGTCCATGGTGGAGTCGTGGCACAGTCAGGTGACTGGCATACCGCGTTCCGATACACTCCGTTTGCCCAGTTCCTATGCGAAAGT TAATACCTTCCGCAGCACATTGCTGATCAATGAGAAGAATTCCCATTTTGGTTGTGCTGCCATAACGTTTCAGTACACGggctacaaatattttttattctgctgctcctttgccaCCATGAATATACCCGAACGACCCATCTACAAGTGGAGCTTAAGGCCCGGACAGGACTGCTACAGACTGGATAAACAGTACAAGAATCTATGTGCTGAGGGAGAGCGTTATGGCAATGATGTGCCCGTTAAAAATCTATCATTACATATAGAACCCATTGATACAATGTGA
- the LOC117896716 gene encoding antigen 5 like allergen Cul n 1-like isoform X2 produces the protein MRIGVQKLLILLAATVTMVECRKSRAKDNRYCTSKYCKADNIACHNNGTLSHDCHHSSKFIEMKPYKKALDSMFNTVRNKVARGGYRNLPVAGRMARMVWSEELAWFAKLQLTHCRLRFQQCMNSPYFYYIGSMGDEVIRPLGQLVIPELSHMKSMVESWHSQVTGIPRSDTLRLPSSYAKVYSAAHC, from the exons ATGAGGATCGGTGTGCAGAAATTACTAATTTTGTTGGCAGCCACTGTCACGATGGTTGAGTGTAGAAAAAGCCGAGCCAAGGATAATCGATATTGCACCTCAAAGTATTGCAAAGCCGACAATATAGCGTGCCATAACAACGGA acCCTCAGCCACGATTGCCATCACAGCTCAAAGTTCATAGAAATGAAACCGTACAAAAAAGCGCTTGACAGCATGTTTAATACGGTGCGAAATAAGGTGGCCAGAGGTGGTTATCGAAATCTACCAGTGGCCGGTCGCATGGCCCGCATGGTGTGGTCCGAGGAGTTGGCCTGGTTTGCCAAGCTGCAGTTAACCCATTGCCGTTTACGCTTTCAGCAATGCATGAATTCTCCATACTTTTATTATATTGGCAGTATGGGCGATGAGGTGATCAGACCCTTGGGCCAATTGGTAATACCCGAATTATCCCACATGAAGTCCATGGTGGAGTCGTGGCACAGTCAGGTGACTGGCATACCGCGTTCCGATACACTCCGTTTGCCCAGTTCCTATGCGAAAGTGTA TTCCGCAGCACATTGCTGA
- the LOC117896665 gene encoding mitochondrial import receptor subunit TOM40 homolog 2, producing the protein MSCKGCPPYDEQDKSGIYFPRCFQWVRGVCTKKNPGNVASIHGLAQQVMPKFFDGLELDYVHRLAPHKYVTASWVLSHMKAAGFRFGGLYTFRLTNDVMRTPTIIGDIHPSTQAANLNILYYPFECLRMEASLQKGSDKTPVDSQLTVELTRPCDTWSANFYSVRKQTGRCTLSLMRAITTHVALGGEMLLEWNAPQKLSTDYALAARYSHHNYALSATASRNGVDISYWQRIYPQIQMANVLAYNYSTNKTIATIGYQWNFWDAAVHGMIDSDASVGVMWTKYFSNFPLEMGLSVVMSIPTDRFAFGMRFVVDPSGYRSGE; encoded by the exons ATGTCTTGCAAAGGTTGTCCGCCTTATGATGAACAGGATAAATCTGGCATATATTTTCCGCGCTGCTTCCAGTGGGTACGCGGTGTCTGCACCAAAAAGAATCCCGGCAATGTGGCAAGTATTCATGGCTTGGCACAGCAAGTGATGCCCAAATTTTTCGATGGCCTCGAACTGGATTATGTGCATCGCCTGGCACCGCACAAGTATGTCACAGCCTCATGGGTGTTGAGTCACATGAAGGCGGCGGGCTTTCGCTTTGGCGGTCTCTATACATTTCGCCTCACAAATGATGTTATG CGCACACCCACAATTATTGGTGATATACATCCCTCAACGCAAGCTGCCAATCTGAATATCCTTTACTACCCATTCGAGTGCCTTCGCATGGAGGCCTCCCTGCAAAAGGGCAGCGACAAGACGCCCGTGGACAGTCAACTGACCGTCGAATTGACACGCCCCTGTGACACTTGGTCTGCTAATTTCTATAGTGTTCGCAAGCAGACCGGCCGCTGTACATTGTCCTTGATGCGCGCCATCACCACACATGTGGCATTGGGCGGCGAAATGCTGTTGGAGTGGAATGCGCCACAGAAACTATCCACAGACTATGCTTTGGCAGCGCG TTATTCGCATCACAATTATGCTCTGTCGGCCACTGCGTCGCGTAATGGCGTAGATATTAGCTACTGGCAGCGCATCTATCCGCAGATACAGATGGCCAATGTGTTGGCCTATAATTATAGCACAAACAAGACCATAGCCACAATTGGCTATCAATGGAACTTTTGGGATGCTGCCGTGCATGGCATGATCGATTCGGATGCTTCTGTGGGCGTTATGTGGACCAA aTATTTCAGCAATTTTCCGCTAGAAATGGGCTTGAGTGTGGTCATGAGCATACCCACAGAtcgttttgcatttggcatgcGTTTCGTCGTCGATCCGAGTGGCTATCGCTCTGGCGaataa